Proteins encoded within one genomic window of Acidithiobacillus sp. AMEEHan:
- a CDS encoding PilZ domain-containing protein: MSHRDFLDLRSILPARSGLELGIYHQLLINDFPAGSFRDPGDLCAEKGSSSIIFSADEGDNGSLFLFAGCQSEKLLFLARENVLQKIFDHSLICIDSKGFLSSFFTEFSGIQQESRGFLFEQPKLVNWRKKRFLNRLRVDSDVVVLRRSGKPLRGRLHDLSAGGAGFLLGDNDLTVGEMVLLELRISMYPLFVSTALVLRKEIQLNQHFDFFVATRFLLTRPQRQQLQNMLQTLSGDPEFFSGTGTSTPEPDSSPPSTGEESSMSDPEEKSDVVEDTAAAPASKAQPLTAILSLALPYQPNFPTTTPVKEESAEEHVPSAGVEGNLPDPCDAEPSVEKEPEAVETDCDNDMESSDVSTEAVPAFDPVPTQETQSREDEPSEPDLAPLASTPFALTLETPSWRAPIDTISSPETPMTEETLPAKSESEPRSPKIAALRTDQQRWSTRLDLAELRCSQAEVLAEMDRHAQALEQFQEALQMLDQLPSSDGNLPRLLDLRARCQLGRATSLHAMGDASAPSAAAQAIALLDPIWRDGKSRRPQLGRELAQAYMIRGTAQNGWSAAEAVADYQRAQEILDDLRERLGQQSETPDVLHLRARLALCLGRVYGLEGQYDDSLHALDRAQELSRAAVQNLPEAVRWSPETTDASAVLQKAHVFFQLGREAEAETLTEQGLAIWSTIQQRLGEQFTASHWSQLASGHLQAAEQLADLGRLTQARQALDRAQEIFKRLSDELGSSLQPAMQQRIAALHLQDGETALNLGDAPEAMNRAQLAISMLRSLEDRLGQAFPLEMRNLLGSALLFLGKTHSAVGDHRAALEAMNQAQEVLAA; encoded by the coding sequence ATGAGCCATCGTGATTTCCTCGACCTTCGTAGCATCCTTCCAGCGCGATCGGGACTTGAGCTGGGGATTTACCATCAGCTTCTCATCAACGATTTCCCGGCAGGTAGCTTCCGGGACCCCGGCGATCTCTGTGCTGAAAAAGGCAGCAGCAGTATCATTTTCTCTGCCGATGAAGGCGATAATGGCAGTCTTTTTCTTTTTGCAGGATGTCAATCGGAGAAACTCCTCTTCCTGGCGCGGGAAAATGTTCTCCAGAAAATATTTGATCATAGCCTGATATGCATCGATAGCAAAGGGTTCCTTTCTAGCTTTTTTACGGAATTTTCGGGAATTCAGCAGGAATCCAGAGGATTTCTCTTCGAGCAGCCAAAGCTCGTCAATTGGCGAAAAAAACGCTTTCTTAATCGCCTTCGGGTCGATAGCGATGTTGTCGTATTACGTCGCTCGGGAAAGCCTCTACGCGGGCGACTCCACGATCTGAGTGCCGGTGGCGCTGGGTTTCTGCTCGGCGATAACGACCTGACAGTCGGCGAAATGGTGCTCTTGGAACTACGGATTTCCATGTATCCACTGTTTGTCAGTACTGCGTTGGTGCTGCGAAAGGAAATTCAGCTTAATCAGCATTTTGATTTCTTCGTTGCTACTCGTTTTCTGCTGACGCGTCCCCAACGTCAGCAATTACAGAATATGCTGCAGACGCTGTCTGGGGATCCGGAATTTTTTTCCGGTACTGGCACGTCAACTCCTGAACCGGACAGCAGCCCACCTTCGACCGGAGAGGAATCAAGTATGTCGGATCCCGAGGAGAAATCGGATGTTGTGGAGGACACTGCCGCTGCACCGGCATCCAAAGCGCAACCGCTTACCGCTATCCTGAGCCTGGCCCTGCCCTATCAACCTAACTTTCCGACGACCACACCGGTCAAAGAAGAGTCTGCAGAGGAGCATGTTCCAAGCGCAGGGGTGGAAGGCAACCTTCCGGATCCGTGTGACGCAGAGCCGTCGGTGGAAAAGGAACCCGAAGCGGTGGAAACGGATTGCGACAACGACATGGAATCGTCGGATGTGAGTACCGAAGCCGTTCCTGCTTTTGATCCCGTTCCCACCCAGGAGACCCAATCTCGCGAGGATGAGCCCTCAGAACCGGATCTGGCTCCTCTTGCCTCTACACCCTTTGCACTGACCCTAGAAACGCCTAGCTGGCGTGCCCCGATCGATACGATCTCATCCCCGGAGACCCCAATGACTGAAGAAACTTTGCCTGCCAAATCTGAATCCGAGCCTCGGAGTCCGAAAATTGCTGCACTGCGCACCGATCAGCAGCGCTGGAGTACCCGTCTGGACCTGGCGGAATTGCGTTGTAGTCAAGCGGAGGTTCTCGCCGAAATGGATCGTCATGCCCAGGCTCTCGAGCAATTCCAGGAAGCCCTGCAGATGTTGGATCAACTCCCGTCCAGCGACGGCAATTTGCCGCGTCTTCTGGACCTTCGCGCGCGCTGCCAGTTGGGTAGAGCCACCTCCCTCCACGCCATGGGCGATGCTTCCGCGCCCAGTGCGGCTGCGCAGGCCATTGCTCTGCTGGATCCCATATGGCGTGATGGCAAATCACGGCGCCCCCAGTTGGGCCGAGAGCTTGCCCAAGCCTACATGATTCGTGGGACTGCCCAAAATGGCTGGAGCGCAGCAGAGGCGGTGGCTGACTACCAGCGCGCCCAAGAAATTCTGGACGATCTGCGTGAACGTCTGGGCCAGCAGTCGGAAACCCCGGATGTCTTGCATCTACGCGCGCGGCTCGCTCTCTGTTTGGGTAGAGTCTATGGATTGGAAGGCCAATATGACGATTCCCTGCACGCCCTCGACCGCGCGCAAGAGCTCAGTCGTGCGGCAGTCCAAAATCTGCCCGAGGCAGTACGCTGGTCACCCGAGACCACCGATGCGAGTGCCGTATTGCAGAAGGCCCACGTATTTTTCCAGCTGGGTCGTGAGGCGGAAGCCGAAACCCTCACCGAGCAGGGGCTTGCCATCTGGTCGACGATTCAGCAAAGGTTGGGTGAGCAATTCACGGCCAGCCATTGGAGCCAACTTGCCAGTGGTCATCTGCAGGCGGCTGAACAACTGGCTGATTTGGGTCGTTTGACGCAGGCACGCCAAGCCCTCGATCGTGCGCAGGAGATATTCAAGCGCTTGAGTGACGAGCTGGGAAGCTCCCTGCAGCCGGCCATGCAACAGCGGATAGCCGCGCTCCATCTGCAGGATGGGGAGACAGCGCTGAACCTGGGCGACGCGCCGGAGGCCATGAATCGCGCGCAGTTGGCCATCTCGATGCTGCGCTCTCTGGAAGATCGACTGGGCCAGGCGTTTCCTCTCGAAATGCGCAATCTTCTCGGCTCCGCGCTCCTTTTCCTGGGGAAAACGCACAGCGCGGTCGGCGATCATCGCGCCGCTCTGGAAGCCATGAATCAGGCGCAAGAGGTTCTCGCAGCCTAA
- a CDS encoding peroxiredoxin encodes MSIRINDVAPDFTADSTAGELNLHKWIGDSYAILFSHPRDFTPVCTTEFGAVAQLAPEFAKRNTKVMGVSVDTVEEHKKWKRDIEAMAGAPADFPIIDDTSLHVSKLYDMLPAEAYLPENRDAKNTATVRTVFIIGPDKKVRLTMSYPMSVGRNFAEILRALDAIQATDGVPLATPANWVPGQDVIVALSLNDAQAKEKFGEIDIKLPYLRFAKAPKK; translated from the coding sequence ATGTCCATTCGTATCAATGACGTAGCTCCGGATTTTACAGCCGACTCCACTGCCGGTGAGTTGAATCTTCACAAGTGGATCGGCGATAGCTATGCCATCCTGTTCTCCCACCCGCGTGACTTTACGCCGGTCTGCACCACCGAATTCGGTGCCGTCGCCCAACTGGCACCCGAATTTGCCAAACGCAACACCAAGGTGATGGGGGTGTCGGTGGACACCGTCGAGGAACACAAGAAGTGGAAGCGTGACATTGAGGCAATGGCCGGCGCTCCGGCGGATTTCCCGATCATTGATGATACGTCCCTACACGTCTCCAAGCTCTACGACATGCTTCCCGCCGAGGCATATCTGCCCGAGAATCGTGACGCCAAGAACACCGCCACGGTGCGCACGGTGTTCATCATCGGTCCGGACAAGAAGGTGCGCCTGACTATGTCCTATCCCATGTCGGTGGGCCGGAACTTTGCGGAGATCCTCCGTGCCCTCGACGCCATTCAGGCCACCGACGGCGTTCCGCTGGCTACTCCTGCCAACTGGGTGCCAGGCCAAGACGTCATCGTCGCCCTGTCGTTGAACGATGCGCAGGCCAAGGAAAAATTTGGCGAAATCGACATCAAGCTTCCCTATCTGCGTTTCGCCAAGGCACCGAAGAAGTAA
- a CDS encoding 3-deoxy-7-phosphoheptulonate synthase — protein MILILREDLQESAPEYQALLRYLDGLDGIEYRVHRVQGAEQLLSEVYLIGNTKALDLEQMESLPGVTKAIRVSREYRVLGRHQDDARACGFTYNGVEFSQDSLNVFAGLCAVDTREHVEQMLCALQENGQVCTRMGAYKPRTSPYAFQGHGKECLPYVFELAGKYGIKVIAMEILHEQHMDEIREALRQTGSPTGVMLQIGTRNTQNFELLKAVGRQQEFPVLLKRGFGITLEESLNAAEYLASEGNSQVVFGLRGMKSNLGDPHRNFVDFAQVPVVKRLTRMPVCIDPSHSVGSRDAGPDGIPEVFHVTAQGVIAGANMVLVDFHPDPATALVDGPQALLLKELPWFLEDVRLAREAYEERRLLAGAQRDSNG, from the coding sequence ATGATTTTGATTCTTCGAGAGGATCTGCAGGAGAGCGCGCCAGAATATCAGGCGCTGCTCCGCTATCTGGATGGCCTGGACGGCATCGAATACCGGGTGCATCGGGTACAGGGTGCCGAACAGTTGTTGAGTGAGGTCTATCTGATTGGCAACACCAAGGCTTTGGATCTGGAACAGATGGAGTCCTTGCCGGGGGTGACCAAGGCCATTCGCGTGTCGCGCGAATATCGGGTGTTGGGGCGGCATCAGGACGATGCCCGAGCCTGCGGCTTCACCTACAATGGGGTGGAATTCAGCCAGGATAGCCTGAACGTATTTGCCGGCCTCTGTGCCGTCGATACTCGCGAGCACGTCGAGCAGATGCTCTGTGCCCTGCAGGAAAACGGCCAAGTCTGCACGCGAATGGGTGCCTACAAGCCGCGCACCAGTCCCTACGCCTTTCAGGGGCACGGTAAGGAGTGTTTGCCCTACGTTTTCGAGCTCGCGGGAAAATACGGGATCAAAGTGATTGCCATGGAGATCCTGCACGAGCAGCATATGGACGAGATTCGCGAGGCGCTGCGGCAAACCGGCAGCCCGACCGGTGTCATGCTGCAGATTGGCACCCGCAACACGCAGAATTTCGAGCTGCTGAAGGCGGTGGGCAGGCAGCAGGAATTTCCGGTTCTGCTCAAACGGGGCTTCGGAATTACTTTGGAGGAGTCCCTGAATGCAGCAGAATACTTGGCCTCGGAGGGGAATAGCCAGGTGGTCTTTGGCCTGCGCGGCATGAAAAGCAACCTGGGAGATCCGCATCGGAATTTCGTCGATTTTGCGCAAGTCCCAGTAGTCAAACGTCTCACGCGGATGCCTGTCTGTATCGATCCCTCGCACTCGGTAGGTAGTCGCGATGCCGGCCCCGATGGCATACCCGAGGTCTTCCATGTCACCGCGCAGGGGGTGATTGCCGGCGCCAATATGGTGCTGGTCGATTTTCACCCAGATCCGGCTACGGCTTTGGTCGACGGGCCGCAGGCGCTGTTGCTCAAGGAACTCCCGTGGTTTTTGGAGGACGTGCGCCTGGCGCGAGAGGCCTACGAAGAACGTCGTCTGCTGGCTGGAGCGCAGCGGGACAGCAACGGGTGA
- the fumC gene encoding class II fumarate hydratase, which yields MRWERDSLGEVEVADDALWGAQTQRSLRFFAIGEERMPLPIVHALAQIKAAAARVNGKLGVLAVDLVDPIALAADEVAAGQWDAQFPLRIWQTGSGTQSNMNVNEVIANLANERLGGARGSKSPVHPNDHVNLGQSSNDVFPSALHISVAAAIHGQLLPALQDLRDLLQQRSQDFADILKIGRTHLMDAVPMRLGQEFSGYVDQLRQGETGIRAVLPRLYALALGGTAVGTGLNTHPDFARQVCMLLEERLSMPLHPAENAFAALAGQEALCQLSGQLRSLAMSLLKIANDIRWMGSGPRAGLGELALPENEPGSSIMPGKVNPTQAEALSMVCAQIFGNDATVAFAASQGNFELNVYKPVIGYNVLQSITLLADAMRSFALHCVQNLQARRDNLQAHLDSSLMLVTALVPSLGYERAAKIAQRAHQEGSTLRAAALASGWIDAAQLDEILRPERMLAPDRN from the coding sequence ATGCGTTGGGAGCGCGACAGTCTGGGCGAGGTAGAAGTTGCGGACGATGCCCTGTGGGGGGCGCAGACCCAACGTTCCCTGCGTTTTTTTGCGATTGGTGAAGAGCGCATGCCACTGCCCATCGTCCATGCCCTGGCGCAGATCAAAGCGGCGGCGGCGCGGGTGAACGGCAAGCTCGGCGTGCTTGCGGTCGATCTTGTCGATCCCATTGCCCTGGCTGCCGACGAGGTCGCTGCTGGTCAGTGGGATGCCCAGTTTCCCCTGCGGATCTGGCAAACGGGCAGTGGCACCCAGAGCAACATGAACGTCAACGAGGTGATTGCCAATCTTGCCAATGAGCGCCTGGGTGGGGCCCGCGGCAGCAAGAGTCCGGTACATCCCAACGACCATGTGAATCTCGGGCAATCTTCCAATGATGTCTTCCCCAGCGCTTTGCATATCAGCGTTGCAGCGGCAATCCACGGGCAACTCCTTCCCGCCCTGCAAGACCTGCGCGATCTTTTACAGCAGCGCAGCCAGGACTTCGCCGATATCCTGAAAATCGGCCGTACCCATCTGATGGATGCGGTGCCGATGCGATTGGGGCAAGAGTTCTCGGGCTATGTCGATCAGCTTCGTCAGGGAGAGACGGGAATCCGCGCGGTGCTGCCCAGACTGTATGCCCTGGCTCTGGGCGGCACGGCGGTGGGCACTGGGCTCAACACCCATCCGGATTTTGCGCGGCAGGTGTGCATGCTGTTGGAAGAGCGGCTTTCCATGCCGCTGCATCCGGCGGAGAACGCCTTTGCGGCCCTGGCCGGCCAAGAAGCGCTGTGCCAGCTCAGTGGCCAGTTACGCAGCCTGGCGATGTCGCTGCTCAAGATCGCCAACGATATCCGCTGGATGGGGTCGGGGCCACGCGCCGGACTGGGAGAATTGGCGCTGCCCGAGAACGAACCGGGTTCCTCGATCATGCCGGGCAAGGTCAATCCCACCCAGGCAGAGGCGTTGAGCATGGTCTGTGCCCAGATCTTCGGCAACGATGCGACCGTCGCCTTCGCTGCGTCGCAAGGAAATTTTGAACTCAATGTCTATAAACCCGTCATAGGCTACAATGTGTTACAGAGCATTACGCTGTTGGCCGATGCCATGCGCTCCTTTGCCCTGCATTGCGTGCAGAATCTGCAGGCGCGCAGGGACAATTTGCAGGCCCATCTCGACAGCTCCTTGATGCTGGTCACGGCCCTCGTACCCAGTCTGGGCTACGAGCGTGCCGCCAAAATCGCCCAGCGTGCACACCAGGAGGGGAGCACGCTGCGCGCTGCGGCGCTGGCGAGCGGCTGGATCGATGCGGCACAATTGGATGAAATTTTGCGACCGGAGCGCATGTTGGCGCCGGATAGAAACTAG
- a CDS encoding M3 family oligoendopeptidase, with translation MAEAKTGAESIHWQLEDLYSGREDPQLQQDMDWAAAAASAFARRYRVDFASLAAAELAQAMQDLEALRSRLARVGAYRYLSYVTHADDPLYGAALQQYQEQATQIGNQLVFFDIAWNGLAAERAEALLRAPELAHWTHLLRNWRNYAAHLRNEAEEQILAEKAVTGRSLWERLFDETLTEMRFSLRGKELSEQEVLSKLSHADRSLRQDAAEALSHGLRARLHTLTFCFNAVLADKALDDRLRRYPHWLADRNLANEIDDTMVEALERAVVARYPLVGRYYRLKARLLGISPLYDYDRYAPLPGSSRPYSWAECQSIVLGAFQDFSPELAAIGQRFFDEGWIDAALAPGKRGGAFAHPVTPDVHPYLLVNYTGTVRDVMTVAHELGHGIHQYLAREQGFLNADTPLTTAETASVFSEMLTFERLMRNEPDAGKRLALLCGKIEDTFATVFRQMAMHRFEALMHEARRSEGELSKERLAEFWMQTQEEQFAGSIQFTEGYRWWWSYIPHFIGSPGYVYAYAFGELLTLALIQRYRSEGDSFVPRYRAMLALGGSRTPTEVVAAAGVSLDDPRIWDSALDYLEAMVNEAEHLGENR, from the coding sequence ATGGCGGAAGCGAAGACGGGAGCGGAATCGATCCATTGGCAGCTGGAGGATCTCTATTCTGGACGAGAGGACCCACAGCTCCAGCAAGATATGGATTGGGCCGCCGCCGCGGCGAGTGCATTCGCGCGTCGCTATCGAGTCGATTTTGCGAGCTTGGCCGCCGCTGAATTGGCGCAGGCCATGCAGGACCTGGAGGCGCTGCGCAGTCGTCTGGCGCGGGTTGGCGCGTATCGCTACCTCAGCTATGTCACCCATGCCGACGATCCACTGTACGGTGCTGCCCTCCAACAGTATCAGGAGCAGGCGACGCAGATCGGTAACCAGTTGGTCTTTTTTGATATCGCCTGGAATGGACTGGCCGCGGAGCGGGCAGAAGCGCTGCTGCGGGCCCCGGAGCTGGCGCATTGGACGCATCTCCTGCGCAACTGGCGCAACTATGCCGCCCATCTGCGCAATGAGGCAGAAGAGCAGATACTGGCGGAAAAGGCGGTAACCGGCCGCAGCCTGTGGGAGCGGCTCTTTGACGAAACCCTCACCGAAATGCGCTTTTCCCTGCGTGGTAAGGAGCTGAGCGAGCAGGAAGTGCTCAGCAAGCTCTCCCACGCGGATCGCAGTTTGCGCCAGGATGCGGCGGAGGCATTGAGTCATGGTCTGCGCGCACGTCTGCATACGCTGACCTTCTGCTTCAACGCCGTCCTTGCCGACAAGGCCCTCGACGACCGCCTACGGCGCTATCCGCACTGGCTGGCGGACCGTAATCTCGCCAATGAGATCGATGACACCATGGTCGAGGCCCTGGAACGCGCGGTCGTTGCCCGTTATCCCCTGGTAGGCCGCTACTACCGCTTGAAGGCGCGGTTGCTGGGTATCAGTCCCCTCTACGACTACGATCGCTATGCCCCCTTGCCTGGCTCTTCACGGCCCTATTCCTGGGCCGAATGCCAGTCCATCGTGCTCGGTGCTTTTCAGGACTTCTCTCCGGAGCTCGCCGCCATCGGCCAGCGTTTCTTCGACGAGGGATGGATCGACGCCGCCCTGGCTCCCGGCAAGCGCGGTGGTGCCTTCGCCCACCCCGTCACCCCCGATGTGCATCCTTATCTCCTGGTCAATTACACCGGGACGGTGCGCGATGTCATGACCGTGGCACACGAACTGGGGCATGGCATACACCAGTATCTGGCGCGCGAACAGGGATTTCTCAATGCCGACACGCCCCTGACCACTGCCGAGACGGCGTCGGTTTTCAGCGAAATGCTCACCTTTGAACGCCTGATGCGCAATGAGCCCGATGCGGGCAAACGACTGGCCCTGCTTTGTGGCAAGATCGAGGATACCTTTGCGACGGTGTTCCGGCAGATGGCCATGCACCGTTTCGAGGCGCTCATGCATGAGGCCCGGCGCAGCGAGGGAGAACTCAGCAAGGAGCGTCTGGCGGAATTCTGGATGCAGACGCAGGAAGAGCAGTTTGCCGGCTCCATTCAGTTTACCGAAGGATATCGCTGGTGGTGGAGTTACATTCCCCACTTTATCGGTTCGCCAGGCTATGTCTATGCCTACGCCTTCGGCGAACTGTTGACCCTGGCGCTGATCCAGCGCTATCGCTCTGAAGGTGATTCTTTTGTGCCCAGATATCGCGCCATGCTAGCTCTGGGCGGTAGCCGCACGCCAACAGAGGTGGTGGCCGCCGCGGGCGTGAGCCTGGATGATCCACGGATCTGGGATAGTGCTCTGGACTATCTGGAAGCTATGGTGAATGAGGCGGAGCACTTGGGGGAGAATCGCTGA
- a CDS encoding DUF1841 family protein, producing MNMLYGTRRETYRQLFIDYWQRFRAGQPLDAMAQRVVEVIRAHPEYHKLLENPELALEADFPPELGQSNPFAHMSLHVAMLELLATGQPPGIVDAYARLRARHGEAVAEHQVVDCLGELLWQAQRAGREPDLGALLPCMQAAEERGKS from the coding sequence ATGAATATGCTTTATGGAACTAGGAGAGAAACCTATCGTCAGCTGTTCATTGACTACTGGCAGCGCTTTCGTGCCGGTCAGCCCCTGGACGCCATGGCGCAGCGCGTGGTGGAGGTCATTCGCGCGCACCCCGAGTACCACAAACTGCTGGAAAATCCGGAACTGGCCCTGGAAGCAGATTTTCCGCCTGAGCTTGGACAGAGTAATCCTTTTGCGCATATGTCCTTGCACGTGGCAATGTTGGAGCTCTTGGCGACCGGTCAACCGCCGGGTATCGTGGACGCTTATGCGCGTCTTCGGGCGCGCCATGGAGAGGCAGTCGCCGAGCATCAGGTAGTGGACTGCCTGGGAGAGTTGCTCTGGCAGGCGCAGCGCGCCGGCCGGGAGCCAGACCTGGGCGCCTTGTTGCCTTGCATGCAGGCAGCTGAGGAGCGCGGCAAATCGTGA
- a CDS encoding oxidative damage protection protein has protein sequence MARIVHCVKLGKEAEGLDRPPYPGPLGARIYQEVSKEAWQDWLKHQTMLINEYRLSPIDPKSRSFLEKQMEAFFFGEGAQTPEGFVPQQ, from the coding sequence ATGGCGAGAATCGTACATTGTGTGAAATTGGGCAAGGAAGCCGAGGGTCTGGATCGTCCACCCTATCCTGGTCCCCTCGGCGCACGGATCTACCAAGAGGTCTCTAAGGAGGCATGGCAAGACTGGCTCAAACATCAGACGATGTTGATCAACGAATATCGTCTGTCGCCGATCGATCCCAAGTCTCGCTCCTTTCTGGAAAAGCAGATGGAGGCCTTTTTCTTTGGCGAAGGGGCGCAGACACCAGAAGGATTCGTGCCGCAGCAGTAG
- the mutY gene encoding A/G-specific adenine glycosylase — protein sequence MTRPNIASRLLPWYWQFGRHDLPWRQSRDPYPLYLAEVMLQQTRVETVKPYFHRFLARFPSWQALADASLDEVLSLWSGLGYYARARNAHAAAQMVVASYHGQFPADLAQAVELPGVGRSTAAAVLASAYGQRQAILDANARRVLFRYHGLTGNARSLQKERLLWQLAEQETPAAAHEYNQAIQDLGALLCLARKARCGECPLHGPCAGPATPTPLLHPDKPVRFACFLLLRAEDGRVLLEKRPNRGIWGGLWALPWYGFAGPDEPPELAETLHNWAQEEYALRLRLGEWHPWKRHTFTHFHLEYQVVEAGVSVGAIGEARRALSLFAPEQLAQLALPSPLRRLFS from the coding sequence ATGACCCGGCCAAACATCGCCAGTCGTCTCCTGCCTTGGTATTGGCAGTTTGGTCGGCATGATCTGCCTTGGCGGCAGAGTCGTGATCCCTACCCTTTGTATCTTGCCGAGGTCATGTTGCAGCAGACCCGGGTGGAGACGGTGAAGCCCTATTTTCACCGCTTTCTGGCGCGCTTTCCCAGTTGGCAAGCTCTGGCCGATGCCTCCCTCGATGAGGTGCTCTCGCTCTGGAGCGGGCTGGGCTACTACGCCCGGGCACGTAACGCGCACGCAGCAGCGCAGATGGTGGTCGCTTCATATCATGGGCAATTCCCTGCGGACCTTGCCCAGGCGGTCGAGCTTCCTGGTGTTGGCCGGAGTACTGCTGCCGCCGTGCTTGCCAGCGCCTATGGACAGAGGCAAGCCATCCTCGACGCCAATGCGCGACGGGTGCTCTTTCGCTATCACGGTCTTACGGGTAACGCGCGCAGTCTCCAGAAGGAGCGCCTGCTGTGGCAATTGGCAGAGCAGGAGACACCGGCCGCGGCCCATGAGTACAACCAGGCGATACAGGATCTCGGTGCGTTGCTTTGTCTGGCGCGCAAAGCGCGGTGTGGCGAGTGCCCCTTGCATGGTCCCTGTGCGGGTCCCGCCACTCCCACGCCTCTGCTGCACCCGGATAAACCAGTGCGTTTTGCCTGTTTTTTGCTGTTACGCGCGGAAGATGGCCGGGTTCTGCTGGAGAAGCGACCCAACCGGGGGATCTGGGGAGGGCTGTGGGCGCTGCCCTGGTATGGGTTTGCAGGTCCAGACGAGCCGCCGGAACTGGCAGAAACCCTGCACAATTGGGCGCAGGAAGAATATGCCCTGCGTCTGCGGCTAGGAGAGTGGCATCCGTGGAAACGTCATACTTTCACCCATTTTCATCTGGAGTATCAGGTCGTGGAGGCTGGCGTATCGGTCGGTGCCATAGGCGAGGCGAGGCGGGCGCTGTCCCTATTCGCCCCGGAGCAACTCGCGCAGCTTGCCTTGCCCAGCCCCCTGCGCCGCTTGTTCTCCTGA